The DNA segment TATGATACTTCCATTGGTATGTTTACCCACGAAAAGAATAGATATAGTAATTATTCTTATTACTTTATTACGGAAAAAGAAAGCGCATCTCTTGAGTTGGAGGAGTCGACCTTGCAATTAGATCATTATAAGGAGGTGGTAGATTATTTTCAGGATTATGATTACCATGATGAGGATGTGATTAATTTATTGAAATCAGGCAATGTATGGTATGGCGAAAAATTTGACTACTATTCGCAATCGAGTAGGAGTTTCAATTTTACATTTGATCATGTGAGAAAATCTTCTTATGCCAAGGTATATGCTAAGTTGGCTGCCCGGTCAGGTAACACAAGCTCTTTGTCCTTATCGGCTAATGGAAACTTTATTGATCAGGTGAGTATTTATAGCGTTAATACAACAAGCACTACAAGCTATTATGCGCGTGAAGGCGTCTTGGACGGTAAGTTCATCAATAATTCCAATGAGATTGAATTAACCATTAATTACGAATTAGACTTGGAAACTGCGTCGGCCATTGGTTATTTGGATTACATATGTCTCAATGTTGATCGGGAGCTCAGTTATGTGAAAAACGAATTGTTATTTAGAAATTTAGATATTGTGGCCTCCGGTAATACGGTGAGGTATGAGATTGAAAATGGTGAGGGACTGGAAGTGTGGGATGTGACCAATCCTTTGGTGCCTTTACATGTTAGTATGTCGGCATTGGAATCTGTTTATGGTTTTAATTATGAGGCGGAGGAACTGAGAGAGTTTGTGGCCTTTGATCCGGATGGTGATTTCCCTGCCCCACAATTCGTGGAGAATGTAAGTAATCAGAATTTGCATGCCAGTACTAACGTAGATTATGTCATCGTCAGTCATCCAGATTTTGAGAGTGAGGCAAAACGGCTTGGAGAGATACATCATAATTATAATGGTACTACTTACTTGGTGGTGACTACCGATCAAGTATATAATGAGTTCTCCTCGGGAAAACCAGATGTTACGGCCGTACGTAGTTTTGTTAAGATGTTGTATGATAGGGCGGGTAAAGATGCCAGTAAAAAGCCTAAGAATCTCTTGTTATTTGGAGATGGATCATATGACAATAGGCAAGGAATTGCAGATAATACCAATAAGATATTGACTTATCAGTCTGATAACTCCATACATTCAACGAACTCATATGTGACGGATGATTATTTGGGATTATTGGATGATAATGAAGGTGATAATGTAATTTTAGATAAGGTAGATATTGGTATTGGTCGCTTCCCTGTTAACACCATTGAAGAAGCTGTGAATGCAGTTGATAAGACGTATAAATATTACTATGAGCAGTCCAATGATCAATGGAAGAGCCTTTTGACCTTCGTAGGGGATGATGGTGATAACAATATACATATGAGCGATGCCAATAGCTTAACTACTATGATGGAGAGGAATCATCCGGAGTTTAATATATCTAAGTTTTATTTCGATAATTACGAAAAGATCACCACTATCTCGGGGCATTCTATACCCGACCTAGAAGAAGATATTGGTAATGCCATTGAAGACGGTACTTTGGTATTCAATTATACCGGACATGGAGGCCCTTCTTTGTTGGCACATGAAAAGGTGATTACCAAAGAACATATCGAATCTTGGAATAACATTGATAAACTGGCGTTGTTTGTGACCGCGACTTGTGAGTTTAGTCGTTTCGATGACAAGGATTATACTTCGGCAGGGGAAGAGGTTTTTCTTAACCCCTTGGGGGGAGGTATTGCCTTATTTACCACCACGCGTATTGTATATTCAAGTCAGAATAAGATCTTAAATACCAGTTTTTATAATTATGTATTTGAGCGTGGAGAGGATGGCTTGCCTTATACTCTTGGAGAGATAATGAAGCAAACCAAAAATAATATTTCGGCCAGTGTTAATAAATTAAATTTCTCATTATTGGGTGATCCGGCCATTCGACTGATATACCCACAACTGGGAATGCGAACACTTAAACTGAATGATAAAGTGATTGATGACACCCAAAAAGAGTTACTGGACAGCGTCAGTGCGCTGAGCAAGGTCAGTCTGGTTGGTGAGGTCGTGAACCTGTATGATACTTCGCGTGTTGATTTTAATGGTGAGATCTTTGTTTCTGTTTTTGATAAGCAAAGCCAAATAACTACCCGGGGGAATGATGGTGCAGAACCATTTACCTATGAAGCCTATGATAATGTTATTTTCAAAGGTCCTGCCAGTGTAAATAATGGTGAGTTTGAAATTGAATTTGTAGTGTCAAAGGACATCAAGTATAATTTTGACAATGGAAAAATTAGTTATTATGCTTTTTCTGATGAAAATACAGTGCAGGCCTTTGGTGCATTTTCGGATATAGTAATAGGAGGTATTGATAATGATGCTGAGGAGGATGATGAAGGTCCTCAGATTAACTTGTGGTTGAATAGCAGTAGTTTCAGCAATGGAGCTAAGGTAGGCTCTTCACCGGTTTTATTAGCCGAGATTTTTGATGAGTCAGGTATAAATACCACGGGTAACGGAATTGGACATGATATTGCTTGTGTCATAGATGGAGATCAGACGAATGTTATTGTGTTGAACAATTATTTTGAGGCTGAAATGGATAACTACAAGCAAGGATATATAAATTATCAGTTGTCATCATTGGAGGAAGGGAGTCATACCTTAACGCTTAAGGCTTGGGATACCCATAATAATTCATCCACCAGTAGTTTAAACTTTACTGTTTCATCAGGAGGAAGTTTAGCTGTTTCTGATGTTGTTGTGTTTCCAAATCCTGTGGTACCGGGTGGAGTAAGTTATGTATCCTTTAATCATGACGAGCCAAATGCCCGCTTGGATGTGCAGCTCATGTTGTTTAATATGGCTGGACGGCTCGTTTCCTCACAAAGCAGTTCGGTGGTGTCATTGGTTGGAAGTGTTCCTCCTATCGAAATGAAAGCGTTGAGCAGTGACGGAAGTGCTTTGGATGCCGGTCTTTATTTGTTTAAAGTTATAGTAACCTCTCAAACAGAAAAAAAAGGAGAAGTTTCAGGAAAAATTATGGTAATGCCATAATAATTTTAAAATTTTAGAGTTTACATTTGTAGTCTTATATTAATTATGAACAATTATTTTATGCGTAACAGATATAGTAGAACGTTAATTATATTATCGTTTTTTGTGATCTCAGCAGTTAGGGTTAGTGCGCAGGATGAGGTGAAAGAAGCTTTTCCACGTACAGCAACACCATTTTTAACCATTACACCCGACTCTAGAGGTGGTTCTATGGGTGATGTAGGAGCAGCTACTTCTCCGGATATCTATTCGCAATATTGGAATTCATCTAAATATGCCTTCTTGGATCAGGAAATGGGAGTGTCTCTTTCTTATACACCATGGTTAAGGGATCTGGTAGATGATATTAACTTGTACTACTTGACTTTCTTTCGTCGTATTGATAAAAAGCAAACGGTAAGTGCTTCGTTGAGGTATTTTTCCTTGGGTTCTATTTATTTTACAGATGAAGCAGGTGACAGAACAGCAGAAGGTAAACCCAACGAATTTGCCATTGATGCCGCCTATGCTTTGATGTTGTCGGATCATATATCGGGCTCGGTTGCCTTTAGGTACATACGCTCTGATATTAATAATGGAACAAGAACGGAGGCCGGACTTCCAGGAAACGCCTTTGCCGCTGATTTAAACTTTTTTTATTTGAACCAAGTGAAGTGGGGTGGACGAGAAGGTGATCTTTCGGCTGGTATTAATATTTCAAACGTGGGTTCGAAAATATCATACGATGATGGCGGAACACAGGAGTTCTTACCTACCAATTTAAGAATCGGAGGTGCCTATAATGTTGAAATAGACAAGTATAATAAAGTGGGTTTTTCGTTGGATGTGAATCGTTATATGGTGGCTAAAAATGAAGTAGGTGAAGATAAAAGTGAGCTTTCTGTTCCTGCATCTTTTTTTCAGTCCTTTGGTGATTTTGCTGTGGAAGATCTACGAATATCAGTGGGGGGAGAATACTGGTACAACGAGCAATTTGCCATTAGAGCCGGTTATTATCACGAAGATGAGTTGATTGGAAATAGGAAGTTTGCCACCGCCGGTGCAGGTCTTAAGTTTAATATGTTCACTTTTGATGCATCCTATATTATTTCTGTATCGCAGAATAATCCATTGGCCAATACCATTCGTTTTTCCTTGGGGTTCAATTTGGATGAGATGGGGAAATAATGGTTGATCGATGGAATTAGTGCAGTTAGTGGGTATAGCTGACTGAAGCTATTCGATTCGTATAATGATTAATCCGGTTGGCGAAATTTTTGACCAGGGTAGGAGCCGGTTATTTTGGTTGTATTAATGCTTAAGTATGAAGATAAGAGTAGGTTTTGGCTATGATGTGCATAAACTAGGTGTGGGAGAGGAGTTGTGGATTGGTGGTATCCACGTTCCGCACTCAAAAGGATCTATTGGGCATTCTGATGGTGATGTGCTGATACATGCGATTTGTGATGCATTGCTGGGTGCCGCTAATATGCGTGATATAGGTTTTCATTTTCCGGATACTTCCGACGATTATAAGGGGATTGATAGTAAAATACTACTGAAAAGAACCATTGAGATAATACGGAACAAAGGATTCGAGATCGGTAATATTGATAGTACTATATGCCTCGAAAAACCCAAGTTAAAGTATTTGATTCCTGAAATGCAATCAGTTTTGGCCAATGTGTTGTCAATAGATTCGGAGGATATTGCCATAAAAGCAACTACAACTGAAAAACTTGGGTTCGTGGGTACACAAGAGGGTATTGCTGCTTATGCCACCGTGTTGATACAAAAGGATTAAAGTGAAGATAGCATAGGACTATAAGCAGACCAAAGTGCCTTCATGGGTATAGGTCGGAATTACCTTTGTTATGTTCGATTGAAAGCAATATTCCAGGTCTTTGGTGGCACCTAATTTTTTTAGTCGCTTGAAGTGTTGCCCTTGGGATGCCAAAGCATGTAAATTATTTTTATTTTGCTCATATAAATGAGCCATGGCGATAGCTGCATCACTCAGGTCTGTATCGACGAGACCTTGTAGCTGGTGTGCTATTTTTCCTGCACAAAGTGAATCCTCCAGCGTGAATAGATTGTTCGACCCGGAAGCTACGATGACCACTTCTTCCTGTTTTTTTACTGCTTCAATGATGG comes from the Saccharicrinis fermentans DSM 9555 = JCM 21142 genome and includes:
- the porU gene encoding type IX secretion system sortase PorU, whose product is MRFRKIGLCGLFCVLSIVLNGQISFKYENKVEWWEPLTIQEGGEQHFLPQFSDMGDVSPETDLPALKKSIRLSTPGKPENVVVQVNDMKFVWPTPQEHVMLGNKGLQPEVKVDYSLSQSGNQYFLDLTLNPLIQPNDAPTFKKLVAYTLDISYDIAEEKSLKSAQSQSEYASNSVLSTGDWIKVSVAQSGIHKIPYSTLADWGISNPENVAVYGNGGRMLPAANDEFRNDDLVENALWHHDNAVYFFAEGPVVWNYDTSIGMFTHEKNRYSNYSYYFITEKESASLELEESTLQLDHYKEVVDYFQDYDYHDEDVINLLKSGNVWYGEKFDYYSQSSRSFNFTFDHVRKSSYAKVYAKLAARSGNTSSLSLSANGNFIDQVSIYSVNTTSTTSYYAREGVLDGKFINNSNEIELTINYELDLETASAIGYLDYICLNVDRELSYVKNELLFRNLDIVASGNTVRYEIENGEGLEVWDVTNPLVPLHVSMSALESVYGFNYEAEELREFVAFDPDGDFPAPQFVENVSNQNLHASTNVDYVIVSHPDFESEAKRLGEIHHNYNGTTYLVVTTDQVYNEFSSGKPDVTAVRSFVKMLYDRAGKDASKKPKNLLLFGDGSYDNRQGIADNTNKILTYQSDNSIHSTNSYVTDDYLGLLDDNEGDNVILDKVDIGIGRFPVNTIEEAVNAVDKTYKYYYEQSNDQWKSLLTFVGDDGDNNIHMSDANSLTTMMERNHPEFNISKFYFDNYEKITTISGHSIPDLEEDIGNAIEDGTLVFNYTGHGGPSLLAHEKVITKEHIESWNNIDKLALFVTATCEFSRFDDKDYTSAGEEVFLNPLGGGIALFTTTRIVYSSQNKILNTSFYNYVFERGEDGLPYTLGEIMKQTKNNISASVNKLNFSLLGDPAIRLIYPQLGMRTLKLNDKVIDDTQKELLDSVSALSKVSLVGEVVNLYDTSRVDFNGEIFVSVFDKQSQITTRGNDGAEPFTYEAYDNVIFKGPASVNNGEFEIEFVVSKDIKYNFDNGKISYYAFSDENTVQAFGAFSDIVIGGIDNDAEEDDEGPQINLWLNSSSFSNGAKVGSSPVLLAEIFDESGINTTGNGIGHDIACVIDGDQTNVIVLNNYFEAEMDNYKQGYINYQLSSLEEGSHTLTLKAWDTHNNSSTSSLNFTVSSGGSLAVSDVVVFPNPVVPGGVSYVSFNHDEPNARLDVQLMLFNMAGRLVSSQSSSVVSLVGSVPPIEMKALSSDGSALDAGLYLFKVIVTSQTEKKGEVSGKIMVMP
- the porV gene encoding type IX secretion system outer membrane channel protein PorV; protein product: MNNYFMRNRYSRTLIILSFFVISAVRVSAQDEVKEAFPRTATPFLTITPDSRGGSMGDVGAATSPDIYSQYWNSSKYAFLDQEMGVSLSYTPWLRDLVDDINLYYLTFFRRIDKKQTVSASLRYFSLGSIYFTDEAGDRTAEGKPNEFAIDAAYALMLSDHISGSVAFRYIRSDINNGTRTEAGLPGNAFAADLNFFYLNQVKWGGREGDLSAGINISNVGSKISYDDGGTQEFLPTNLRIGGAYNVEIDKYNKVGFSLDVNRYMVAKNEVGEDKSELSVPASFFQSFGDFAVEDLRISVGGEYWYNEQFAIRAGYYHEDELIGNRKFATAGAGLKFNMFTFDASYIISVSQNNPLANTIRFSLGFNLDEMGK
- the ispF gene encoding 2-C-methyl-D-erythritol 2,4-cyclodiphosphate synthase; protein product: MKIRVGFGYDVHKLGVGEELWIGGIHVPHSKGSIGHSDGDVLIHAICDALLGAANMRDIGFHFPDTSDDYKGIDSKILLKRTIEIIRNKGFEIGNIDSTICLEKPKLKYLIPEMQSVLANVLSIDSEDIAIKATTTEKLGFVGTQEGIAAYATVLIQKD